GACGCGTCGAGCAACCAGGTGCTCGCCTCCGGCAACGCGGACGAGCGCGTCGAGCCGGCGTCGCTCACGAAGCTGATGACGGCCTACCTCGTGTTCGAGGCGCTCGACGCGAAGAAGATCACGATGGAGCAGATCGTCACGCCGAGCGAGGCAGTGCGCCGCGTCGGCCGCGACGAGTCGCGGATGTTCATCGAGGCGAACAAGCCCGTCAGCGTGCACGATCTCGTCTACGGGATGATCATCCAGTCGGGCAACGACGCGGCGATCGCGCTCGCCGAGCTCGTCGGCGGCAGCGAGGCGCAGTTCGTCAACATGATGAACGCTGAAGCGCAGCGCCTCGGGATGAAGAACACGCACTTCGCCGACGTGAACGGCATGCCCGACCCGAACCACTACACGACGGCGGGCGATCTCGCGACGCTGTCGACGCACCTGATCCGCGACTATCCGGATTACTACAACATCTTCTCGGTCAAGGAATTCACGTACAACAACATCAAGCAGCCGAACCGCAACCGGCTGCTGTGGCTCGATCCGACCGTCGACGGCCTGAAGACCGGCCACACGCAGGCGGCCGGGTACTGCCTGATCGCGTCGGCGAAGCGTTCGCTGCCGGGCGCGGCCGATGCGACGCGCCGCCTCGTCACGGTGATGATGGGCGAGACGAAGGAGAGCGACCGCGTGCAGGACAGCATGAAGATGCTGAACTACGGCTACACCGCGTTCGATTCGGTGCGCCTGTACAAGGCCGGCCAGCCGATCGACACGCCGCGCGTCTATAAGGGCAAGAGCAACAACGTGCAGGTCGGCGTGAAGAAGGACCAGTTCATCACCGTGCCGCGCGGCCTGGCGGACAAGGTGAAGCCGGAAGTCGCGCTGAACGCGCCGCTCATCGCGCCGCTCGCGGACGGCCAGGCGGTCGGCTCGGTGAAGCTCGTCGCCGACGGCAAGACGGTGGCGGAATTCCCGGTCGTCGCGCTGCAGCCGGTGCCCGAGGCGGGCCTGCTCGGCCGCATCTGGGATTCGATCCTGCTGATGTTCAGCAAAAAGAAGTAAGCTGTCCGCAAGCCCGCGGCGCCGGACACGCCGGCGCCGCGGGCTTGCGCTTTCCGTCACGATTTTCGTCATTCGTTCAACGCCATGAGTCAAGCCGACATCGAGCCGATCGTCTATTTGAGCGTCGCTTCGCGCGAAGAGCTGGTGCCGCTTTCCGAAGCGCGCGTGCCGGTGCTCGACCGCGGCTTCATCTTCGGCGATGGCGTCTACGAAGTCGTGCCGATCTACGCGGAAGGCGCGCGCCGCGCGCCGTTCCGGATCGCGCAGCATCTCGCGCGTCTCGCGCGCAGCCTGAAGAAGATCGGCATCGCCGATCCGCACGACGAAGCGGGCTGGCGCGCGCTCGTCGCGCGGCTCGTCGACGCGAACGCGGCCGCGCTCGGCGACGGCCAGCACGCGATCGTCTACATCCAGGTGACGCGCGGCGTCGCGAAGCGCGGCCATGCGTTTCCGGCGAACGCGGTGCCGACGGTGTTCGCGATGGCGAGCCCGCTCGCGCTGCCGACCGACGCGCAGCGCGCGCAGGGCGTGCACTGCGTGACGGCCGAGGATCGCCGCTGGCTGCATTGCGACATCAAATCGGTGTCGCTGCTCGGCAACGTGCTGATGGCGCAGCATGCGGCGGAGCACGACGCGGCCGAGACGATCCAGCTGCGCGACGGCAACGTGACGGAAGGCTCGTCGTCGAACGTGTGGATCGTGAAGAACGGCGAGCTGATCGCGCCGCCGCGCAGCAACCGGATTCTCGAGGGCATCCGCTACGCGCTCGTCGAGGAACTTGCCGAGGAGTGCGGGATTCGCTTCGTCGCGCGCGAGATCAACGAAGCGGAGCTGCGCGCGGCCGACGAGATCCTGCTCACGTCGGCGACGAAGGAAATCCTGCCCGTGACCCGGCTCGACGATCTGCCCGTGCAGGGCGGCCGGCCGGGCCCGGTGTTCGACGCGCTGTACGCCGCGTATCAGCGCGCGAAGGCGCACGAGATGGAAAGCGTCTGAGCGGGCCGCACCGCCGACGCGTGGAGAAACGACATGACCGAACCGAACAAGACCGTCGAGCTGACAGGCGAAATCGCCACGCCCAAGGAAACGCTGCTCGAGTTTCCGTGCGACTTCCCGATCAAGGTGATGGGCCGCGCGCATCCGGAGTTCAAGGACACGATCTTCAAGGTCGTGAGCGTGCACGACAACGAGATCGATCTCGAGAAGATCGAGGAGCGCGCGTCGAGCGGCGGCAACTACACGGGCCTCACGATCACCGTGCGCGCGACGAGCCAGGAGCAGCTCGACAACATCTACCGCGCGCTGACGGGCCATCCGATGGTCAAGGTCGTGCTGTGACGGCCGGCCGTCAGGGCCTGAACAAAAGAAGCCTCAATCCCCTGTCTTGAGCGCACGCGCGGCCGCGTAGGCCGCCGCGTGCCGCGTCTCCTGCGTCGCGCACAGCACCTTGAAGCGCGCGATCTCGTCCAGCAGCCACGTCCTGAACGCCTGCACGCGCGGCGTTTGCGCGAGCGACGGCGGGCACACGAAGAAGTAGTGCCACGGGCTCGGCCCCGCGATGTCGAACAGCCGCACGATCCTTCCCGCCGCCACTTCCGGCATCGCGAGCGAGCGCCGCACGAGCGCGATGCCCTGGCCGTCGATCGCCGCCTGCAGCAGATTCGACGAATCCTGGTACAGCACGCCGCGCTTCGGCTCGGTCAGCGTATCGAGGCCCGCTGCGTCGAACCACGGCCGCCACAGCTCGTCGTCCGAGCGCAGCAGCGGATAGCGGACGAGATCGGCGGGCGTCTCGGGTAGCACGCCGCCGTTGAGCGTCGGCGCGCAGACGGGGAAAAACGTCTCGTCGAGCAGCGGCTCGACGTACAGTCCCGGATAGACGCCGTAGCCGAAGCGGATCGCGACGTCGACGTCGTCGCGCGCGAAATCGACGAGCGTATCGCTCGCCCGCAGCTCCAGGTCGATTTCCGGATGCTGCTCGATGAACGGGCCGATTCGCGGCGTGATCCAGCGCGCGGCGAACGACGGCAGCGTCGACACGGCGAGCCGCTTGTCGCGGTCGCTCGCGCGGATCTCGCGGGTCGCGTCGGCGAGCAGCGCGAGCGCGGCGCGCACCTGCTGCGCGTAGCGGCCGCCCGCGTCCGTCAGCGCGAGCCGCTTGCCGTGGCGCACGAACAGCGGCACGCCGAGTTCCGCCTCGAGCGCGCGCATCTGATGGCTGACCGCGCCGTGCGTGACGGACAGCTCGTTGGCCGCCCGCGAAAAGCTCTCGTGCCGCGCAGCGGCCTCGAACACGCGCAACGCGTTCAGGATCGGCAATTGACGAATGCTCATCGGTTAGTTTTTCTCACAAGCACGTGAGAATCGATCGTTTTGCGCAAGGCCTTGATAGAACTACGATTGTAGCCATTCAAGCCCCTTCTGTCGGAGTCTGTCATGAGAGAAATTTCCTTGAGCATGACGTTCGAAATCCAGCCCGGCGAAACCGTGCCGATGAAGGTCGCGCGCAGCACGCGGCTCACCGTGCGGGGCGCGAGTGTCTGGGCGACGCGCAGCAACGACGTCGCCGATTATTTCCTGTTGCCGGGCGACACGCTGAAGCTGCGGCGCGGCGAGCGCCTGTGGCTGAGCGTCGACGGCGAGACGAGCGCGTGCGTGTCGTTCTCGGCGATCGTGCCGCCGCAGCAGGCGGCCGTGTCCGGCATCGTGCGGCTCGCGGCGCGGTTCGTCGCGCTCTTTCGCGACGGGTGGCGCACGGTCTGAGCGTTCGTCGGCCGCCGCGCGGCCCGTTCGATCCGGCACCGGCGAGGTGCATGGGTTTTCGGTAAACTACCGTCCATGTCAGCCTCGCCGGTTTCCATCGTGCCTCCCGCCTCCGACGCGCATGCCGCGCCCGACGCCGCCGCGTCCACTTCCGCGTCCCCGCAGTCTTGCGCCGCCCCGCCTGATACGCTGCCCGTCACGGTCCGCTGGCTCGGCGAGACGCCTTACGACGCATGCTTCGACGCGATGCGCGCGTTCACCGACGCGCGCACGCCGGACACCGGCGACGAGATCTGGGTTGTCGAGCACCCGCCCGTCTACACGCTCGGCCAGGCCGGCAACCCTGCGCACCTGCTCGTCGCCGACAGCGGCGTGCCGCTCGTGAAGGTCGATCGCGGCGGACAAATCACCTACCACGGTCCGGGGCAAATCGTCGCGTATCTGCTCATCGACTTGAGGCGGCGCAAGCTGATGGTGCGCACGCTCGTCACGCGGATCGAACAGGCCGTGATCGAGACGCTTGCGGCGTATAATCTCGCGTCGGTCCGCAAGGCCGGCGCGCCCGGGATCTACGTGGAATCGGGGCCGCATCATGGCGCGAAGATTGCCGCGCTCGGCCTGAAGATCCGCAACGGCTGCAGCTATCACGGCCTGAGCGTCAACGTGAAGATGGATCTGCGCCCGTTTCTCGCGATCAACCCGTGCGGCTATGCGGGGCTCGAAACGGTCGACATGGCGAGCCTCGGCGCGACCGCCGACTGGCACGAAGTCGCGCGGACGCTCGTGCGCCG
Above is a window of Burkholderia thailandensis E264 DNA encoding:
- a CDS encoding D-alanyl-D-alanine carboxypeptidase family protein, which encodes MRLSSLGLTSLASSTAIAVAARNVALGIVLPAALVSTIAVAQAKPAAKAKHAAAPAAAAPTGAPATYAPGAVPPPGVNARSWVLVDASSNQVLASGNADERVEPASLTKLMTAYLVFEALDAKKITMEQIVTPSEAVRRVGRDESRMFIEANKPVSVHDLVYGMIIQSGNDAAIALAELVGGSEAQFVNMMNAEAQRLGMKNTHFADVNGMPDPNHYTTAGDLATLSTHLIRDYPDYYNIFSVKEFTYNNIKQPNRNRLLWLDPTVDGLKTGHTQAAGYCLIASAKRSLPGAADATRRLVTVMMGETKESDRVQDSMKMLNYGYTAFDSVRLYKAGQPIDTPRVYKGKSNNVQVGVKKDQFITVPRGLADKVKPEVALNAPLIAPLADGQAVGSVKLVADGKTVAEFPVVALQPVPEAGLLGRIWDSILLMFSKKK
- a CDS encoding D-amino acid aminotransferase, with amino-acid sequence MSQADIEPIVYLSVASREELVPLSEARVPVLDRGFIFGDGVYEVVPIYAEGARRAPFRIAQHLARLARSLKKIGIADPHDEAGWRALVARLVDANAAALGDGQHAIVYIQVTRGVAKRGHAFPANAVPTVFAMASPLALPTDAQRAQGVHCVTAEDRRWLHCDIKSVSLLGNVLMAQHAAEHDAAETIQLRDGNVTEGSSSNVWIVKNGELIAPPRSNRILEGIRYALVEELAEECGIRFVAREINEAELRAADEILLTSATKEILPVTRLDDLPVQGGRPGPVFDALYAAYQRAKAHEMESV
- a CDS encoding HP0495 family protein, translating into MTEPNKTVELTGEIATPKETLLEFPCDFPIKVMGRAHPEFKDTIFKVVSVHDNEIDLEKIEERASSGGNYTGLTITVRATSQEQLDNIYRALTGHPMVKVVL
- a CDS encoding transcriptional regulator GcvA codes for the protein MSIRQLPILNALRVFEAAARHESFSRAANELSVTHGAVSHQMRALEAELGVPLFVRHGKRLALTDAGGRYAQQVRAALALLADATREIRASDRDKRLAVSTLPSFAARWITPRIGPFIEQHPEIDLELRASDTLVDFARDDVDVAIRFGYGVYPGLYVEPLLDETFFPVCAPTLNGGVLPETPADLVRYPLLRSDDELWRPWFDAAGLDTLTEPKRGVLYQDSSNLLQAAIDGQGIALVRRSLAMPEVAAGRIVRLFDIAGPSPWHYFFVCPPSLAQTPRVQAFRTWLLDEIARFKVLCATQETRHAAAYAAARALKTGD
- a CDS encoding DUF2917 domain-containing protein gives rise to the protein MREISLSMTFEIQPGETVPMKVARSTRLTVRGASVWATRSNDVADYFLLPGDTLKLRRGERLWLSVDGETSACVSFSAIVPPQQAAVSGIVRLAARFVALFRDGWRTV
- the lipB gene encoding lipoyl(octanoyl) transferase LipB yields the protein MSASPVSIVPPASDAHAAPDAAASTSASPQSCAAPPDTLPVTVRWLGETPYDACFDAMRAFTDARTPDTGDEIWVVEHPPVYTLGQAGNPAHLLVADSGVPLVKVDRGGQITYHGPGQIVAYLLIDLRRRKLMVRTLVTRIEQAVIETLAAYNLASVRKAGAPGIYVESGPHHGAKIAALGLKIRNGCSYHGLSVNVKMDLRPFLAINPCGYAGLETVDMASLGATADWHEVARTLVRRLIANLDGATAAAALPQQALEQSND